Proteins encoded by one window of Pseudonocardia sp. HH130629-09:
- a CDS encoding cytochrome P450 yields MTTTEADLTPDLVVDFDIYDPSVTMPVDRMQEKTAELAAIGPIVWSTTHGGHWLVTSYEHVHAILRDPETFSSHPNNLVDAGQGKFLPIELDPPEHTSYRQALQPLFSPNRMKVLEPRIREIVIELITSFQADGKVEFVEKFAHELPTQVFLALMGWPLEDAALFTDATEVALNGRPGETPEQAAESRTKAAYEMFGYFMKVIAERRAAIASGDAAPEDVTNAIIATEITDSEGVQRPLTDDELARMFFLLLIAGLHTTQGSLAWMMLHLSQNTEERDKLIDDPGAVPAAVEEILRYEAAIAMGRRATTDARIGDITVRAGDQMLLLLCAANRDEGEFDDPGSLDVERTPNRHLTFGSGPHRCIGSHLARLMLKIAAEELHQRIPDYRLDPEDPPVVLPSQVRGFARLSLLFTPVA; encoded by the coding sequence ATGACCACCACTGAGGCCGACCTCACCCCCGATCTCGTCGTGGATTTCGACATCTACGACCCGTCCGTCACGATGCCGGTCGACCGGATGCAGGAGAAGACGGCCGAGCTGGCCGCCATCGGGCCCATCGTGTGGTCGACGACGCACGGCGGCCACTGGCTCGTCACGTCCTACGAGCACGTCCACGCGATCCTGCGGGATCCGGAGACCTTCTCCAGTCACCCGAACAACCTGGTCGACGCCGGGCAGGGCAAGTTCCTGCCGATCGAGCTCGACCCGCCGGAGCACACCTCCTACCGGCAGGCGCTGCAGCCCCTGTTCAGCCCGAACCGGATGAAGGTGCTGGAGCCGCGGATCCGCGAGATCGTCATCGAGCTGATCACCTCCTTCCAGGCCGACGGGAAGGTCGAGTTCGTCGAGAAGTTCGCGCACGAGCTGCCGACGCAGGTGTTCCTGGCCCTGATGGGGTGGCCGCTGGAGGACGCGGCGTTGTTCACCGACGCCACCGAGGTCGCGCTGAACGGACGCCCGGGCGAGACCCCGGAGCAGGCCGCGGAGTCGCGCACGAAGGCCGCCTACGAGATGTTCGGCTACTTCATGAAGGTCATCGCCGAGCGCCGGGCCGCCATCGCCTCCGGTGACGCCGCCCCCGAGGACGTCACCAACGCGATCATCGCCACCGAGATCACCGACTCCGAGGGCGTGCAGCGCCCGCTCACCGACGACGAGCTCGCCCGGATGTTCTTCCTGCTGCTCATCGCCGGTCTGCACACCACACAGGGCTCGCTCGCGTGGATGATGCTGCACCTCTCGCAGAACACCGAGGAGCGCGACAAGCTCATCGACGACCCGGGTGCGGTGCCCGCGGCGGTCGAGGAGATCCTGCGCTACGAGGCCGCGATCGCGATGGGCCGTCGCGCGACGACGGACGCCCGGATCGGCGACATCACGGTGCGTGCGGGCGACCAGATGCTCCTGCTGCTGTGCGCCGCGAACCGTGACGAGGGCGAGTTCGACGACCCCGGCTCGCTCGACGTCGAGCGGACGCCGAACCGGCACCTGACCTTCGGCTCGGGCCCGCATCGCTGCATCGGGTCCCACCTGGCCCGGCTGATGCTGAAGATCGCGGCGGAGGAGCTGCACCAGCGGATCCCGGACTACCGGCTCGACCCGGAGGACCCGCCCGTCGTCCTGCCGAGCCAGGTCCGCGGGTTCGCGCGGCTGTCGTTGCTGTTCACGCCGGTGGCCTGA
- a CDS encoding CaiB/BaiF CoA transferase family protein, translating to MSGTNIQHDGLPLAGLRIIDLADGAAEGCGRYLADLGADVLRVEPAGGAPGRADRLGFALRNANKRSTVLDLGSGAGRQRLIEEARHADVLVESFTHDEATALGLTPDELAAVNPELVVVSVTGFGRTGPYRDRVATEDVLAAAGGVLCRSGRPGGTPLLPPAGLVDQLVAVHAAWATLVAYVKRLRTGVGEHVDVSALEAVVHGFDPAFGAQGTAAAGRAETFPRDRPDAANFYPVFPCADGSVRICLLAARQWRAMFAWLGEPEEFTDPRFDAIPARYAAADRLNPLIAKLFAGSTREELVAEGTARGIPVAGMLSPDEVLGAEHFRETGSLVETELADGLRALVPSGYVTVDGVRAGLRAPAPGPGTDAGGFGEAPPRDLGLPPLPAGAGPLTGVRVLDLGVIVFGAELGRVFADQGADVIKVENSAYPDGLRQTRKGGGMNPSFAWGQRNKRGLGLDLRSSEGGRLFRELVATADVVLANFKPGTLESLGFSQAELAAVNPRIVVSDSSAFGARGPWRKRMGYGPLVRASCGLSALWRDPAADPADPAAFCDGSTVYPDHVAAHVAAVAVLAAVIGRARTGRGSAVDTAQADAALVALGPVLARSSLRPGTESAEGNARRGAAPSGVFPCAGDDEWCVITVRDDEAWRRLASATGLPDDPGLRTAEGRLARRGEIEETLARWTAGHSPDKVAEILQRVGVPAAAMLRLPDELTDPQLVARDAFHTLEHEQLSAAVPTGARIARFSTVPDPELRPAPMPGEHTRQICAEVLGLPDPVVDELVEAGVLQVRDPGPAIG from the coding sequence GTGAGCGGCACGAACATCCAGCACGACGGCCTCCCGCTGGCAGGGCTGCGGATCATCGACCTGGCCGACGGGGCGGCCGAGGGGTGCGGACGTTACCTCGCCGACCTCGGCGCCGACGTCCTGCGGGTCGAGCCGGCCGGCGGGGCGCCCGGGCGGGCCGACCGGCTGGGGTTCGCCCTGCGCAACGCGAACAAGCGCAGCACCGTCCTCGACCTCGGCTCCGGCGCGGGACGGCAGCGGCTGATCGAGGAGGCCCGCCACGCGGACGTCCTCGTCGAGTCGTTCACCCACGACGAGGCCACCGCGCTCGGTCTCACCCCGGACGAGCTCGCCGCCGTGAACCCGGAGCTGGTCGTCGTCTCGGTGACCGGGTTCGGCCGCACCGGGCCGTACCGGGACCGGGTGGCGACCGAGGACGTGCTGGCCGCCGCCGGCGGCGTCCTGTGCCGGTCGGGCCGCCCGGGCGGGACGCCGCTGCTGCCGCCCGCCGGGCTCGTCGACCAGCTCGTCGCCGTGCACGCGGCGTGGGCGACGCTGGTCGCGTATGTGAAGCGGCTGCGGACCGGCGTGGGTGAGCACGTCGACGTGTCCGCGCTCGAGGCCGTCGTGCACGGGTTCGACCCGGCCTTCGGCGCCCAGGGCACGGCCGCGGCCGGCCGTGCCGAGACGTTCCCGCGGGACCGGCCCGACGCGGCCAACTTCTACCCGGTCTTCCCGTGTGCCGACGGGAGCGTGCGGATCTGCCTGCTGGCGGCCCGGCAGTGGCGTGCGATGTTCGCCTGGCTCGGCGAGCCGGAGGAGTTCACGGATCCGCGGTTCGACGCCATCCCGGCCCGCTACGCCGCAGCGGACCGCCTCAACCCGCTGATCGCGAAGCTCTTCGCCGGATCGACGCGCGAGGAGCTCGTCGCCGAGGGCACCGCCCGCGGCATCCCGGTCGCGGGGATGCTGAGCCCGGACGAGGTGCTCGGGGCGGAACACTTCCGGGAGACCGGCTCGCTGGTGGAGACCGAGCTCGCCGACGGGCTCCGGGCGCTCGTGCCGTCGGGCTACGTGACCGTCGACGGCGTCCGGGCGGGCCTGCGTGCCCCGGCACCCGGCCCGGGGACCGACGCCGGCGGGTTCGGCGAGGCGCCGCCCCGGGACCTCGGGCTGCCCCCGCTGCCTGCCGGTGCCGGACCGCTCACCGGGGTCCGGGTGCTCGACCTCGGAGTCATCGTCTTCGGCGCCGAGCTGGGCCGGGTGTTCGCGGACCAGGGTGCGGACGTGATCAAGGTCGAGAACAGCGCCTACCCCGACGGTCTGCGCCAGACCCGCAAGGGCGGCGGGATGAACCCGTCGTTCGCCTGGGGGCAGCGCAACAAGCGGGGTCTCGGGCTCGACCTGCGCAGCTCCGAGGGCGGCAGGCTCTTCCGGGAGCTGGTCGCCACGGCGGACGTCGTCCTGGCCAACTTCAAGCCGGGCACGCTCGAGTCGCTCGGCTTCTCCCAGGCCGAGCTCGCCGCCGTCAACCCGCGGATCGTCGTCTCCGACAGCAGCGCGTTCGGCGCGCGCGGGCCCTGGCGGAAGCGGATGGGGTACGGGCCGCTCGTGCGGGCCTCCTGCGGGCTCTCGGCGCTCTGGCGGGACCCCGCGGCGGACCCAGCGGACCCGGCCGCGTTCTGCGACGGGTCGACCGTCTATCCCGACCACGTGGCCGCGCACGTCGCCGCGGTCGCGGTGCTCGCCGCGGTGATCGGGCGGGCCCGCACCGGCCGGGGCAGCGCCGTCGACACCGCCCAGGCCGACGCGGCGCTCGTCGCGCTGGGCCCGGTCCTGGCGCGGTCGTCGCTGCGGCCCGGGACGGAGTCGGCGGAAGGGAACGCGCGGCGCGGTGCGGCGCCCTCCGGTGTCTTCCCCTGCGCGGGTGACGACGAGTGGTGCGTGATCACCGTTCGTGACGACGAGGCGTGGCGCCGGCTCGCGTCCGCGACCGGCCTGCCCGACGATCCGGGTCTCCGGACCGCCGAAGGGCGGCTCGCGCGGCGCGGGGAGATCGAGGAGACCCTCGCCCGGTGGACCGCGGGGCACTCCCCGGACAAGGTCGCCGAGATCCTGCAGCGGGTCGGCGTGCCCGCGGCCGCGATGCTGCGACTGCCCGACGAGCTGACGGATCCGCAGCTCGTCGCCCGCGACGCGTTCCACACGCTCGAGCACGAGCAGCTGTCCGCCGCGGTCCCGACCGGCGCCCGGATCGCGCGGTTCTCCACGGTGCCGGACCCGGAGCTGCGCCCGGCCCCGATGCCCGGCGAGCACACCCGACAGATCTGTGCCGAGGTGCTCGGCCTGCCGGATCCGGTTGTCGACGAGCTCGTGGAGGCGGGTGTCCTGCAGGTCCGCGACCCCGGGCCGGCGATCGGGTGA
- a CDS encoding TetR/AcrR family transcriptional regulator — protein sequence MSKSSGGGRPRAARTRVSDPATAILLAAEACYLRLGITKTTMDDIAREAGVSRPTVYRHYSNRDDLVLGVLLSRARDLLDRARRFIDTRARIDDKLVDGMIFLVDAGSRDPMLQQLVSLEFMEGMQGHPEASRLPVTLSAELWGPIVQDAKDAGEVRSDLDVTAFCTWLTYIELVVLSRTNRPGSTDEAQRSLMQTFVAPALHRAGTYGTVPVPAAG from the coding sequence ATGTCGAAGAGCTCCGGTGGCGGCCGGCCCCGGGCCGCCCGGACACGGGTGTCCGACCCCGCGACGGCGATCCTGCTCGCCGCAGAGGCCTGTTACCTACGTCTGGGTATCACCAAGACGACGATGGACGACATCGCTCGCGAGGCGGGGGTGTCACGGCCGACCGTCTACCGGCACTACTCCAACCGCGACGACCTGGTGCTCGGCGTCCTGCTGTCCCGCGCCCGGGACCTGCTGGACCGGGCCCGCCGTTTCATCGACACTCGTGCGCGGATCGACGACAAGCTCGTCGACGGCATGATCTTCCTGGTCGACGCCGGGAGCCGCGATCCCATGCTCCAGCAGCTGGTCAGCCTGGAGTTCATGGAGGGAATGCAGGGTCACCCCGAAGCGTCCCGGCTGCCGGTGACCCTGTCCGCGGAGCTCTGGGGCCCGATCGTCCAGGACGCGAAGGACGCGGGCGAGGTGCGCTCCGATCTGGACGTGACGGCGTTCTGCACCTGGCTGACCTACATCGAACTCGTGGTGCTCAGCCGCACCAACCGGCCCGGCAGCACCGACGAGGCGCAGCGCTCCCTCATGCAGACCTTCGTCGCGCCGGCTCTGCACCGCGCCGGCACCTACGGCACGGTCCCGGTGCCGGCCGCCGGCTGA
- a CDS encoding TetR/AcrR family transcriptional regulator produces the protein MARGRGPFAGGPEQARRQLVVAAEECFLDFGVRRTTMDDVARRAGVSRPTVYRYFSDRDALVVEVVTRRARTFGVRAREYISGRPDFPSKIVDGLGYLVRGGRRDPILSALLQPDNLSATSGILTAGKVAERLSFEVWEPILIAAQEAGEMRPEIDPQELCGVMADLELMMIGRQDLLDPDGPGVRELVGDFLLPALAA, from the coding sequence GTGGCACGAGGGCGAGGGCCGTTCGCGGGCGGGCCGGAGCAGGCCCGGCGCCAGCTGGTGGTGGCCGCGGAGGAGTGCTTCCTGGACTTCGGTGTGCGGCGTACGACGATGGACGACGTCGCGCGCCGGGCGGGTGTCTCGCGCCCGACCGTCTACCGCTACTTCTCCGACCGGGACGCGCTCGTCGTCGAGGTCGTCACACGCCGCGCGCGGACCTTCGGGGTCCGGGCGAGGGAGTACATCTCCGGGCGCCCCGACTTCCCGTCGAAGATCGTCGACGGGCTCGGCTACCTGGTGCGCGGCGGGCGGCGGGACCCGATCCTGAGCGCGTTGCTCCAGCCGGACAACCTGTCCGCCACCAGCGGGATCCTCACCGCGGGGAAGGTCGCCGAGCGGCTGTCCTTCGAGGTGTGGGAGCCGATCCTGATCGCCGCCCAGGAGGCGGGGGAGATGCGGCCCGAGATCGACCCGCAGGAGCTCTGCGGCGTAATGGCGGACCTGGAGCTCATGATGATCGGGCGGCAGGACCTGCTCGACCCGGACGGGCCGGGCGTGCGCGAACTCGTCGGCGACTTCCTGCTGCCGGCACTCGCGGCGTGA
- a CDS encoding Zn-ribbon domain-containing OB-fold protein, producing MTGFPQVERDDTSAAFYDAAAREELLMQRGPSGTVLPPEARTDPASGSADLEPVTVSGDGVLVSWAVVHRAPLPALADAVPYVSAVVELAEGPWVIVRLVGDICSLSAGDPVRARFVRSGAPEDPGEVLPVFEPVATGVTS from the coding sequence GTGACCGGCTTCCCCCAGGTCGAGCGGGACGACACGAGCGCCGCGTTCTACGACGCGGCGGCCCGCGAGGAGCTGCTGATGCAGCGCGGCCCGTCCGGCACGGTGCTGCCCCCCGAGGCCAGGACCGACCCCGCGAGCGGATCGGCCGATCTCGAGCCGGTGACCGTCTCCGGCGACGGCGTCCTGGTCAGCTGGGCGGTGGTGCACCGCGCCCCGCTCCCGGCCCTGGCCGACGCCGTGCCCTACGTCAGTGCGGTCGTGGAGCTGGCGGAGGGGCCGTGGGTCATCGTGCGGCTGGTCGGCGACATCTGCTCGCTCAGCGCCGGTGACCCGGTGCGGGCACGGTTCGTCCGCTCGGGGGCTCCCGAGGACCCCGGCGAGGTGTTGCCGGTGTTCGAGCCGGTCGCGACCGGTGTGACCAGCTAG
- a CDS encoding thiolase family protein: MTGAAIAGLGTTAMGKVYGRSSTSLAAEAVRGAVADAGLALTDLDGLLVSSGIKQDVGVGLAAVLGLQDLSVLNQVNAFGATAGVMVAQAAQAVAAGTASTVACVFADSPLKPKESAGSTYGAPQRSGRGRPVRGYAGWSVASGATNPNILYAMCARRHMERYGTTSEQLGEIAVAQRSWAARNPLAQMREPITLADHQESRWIADPLHLLDCCLVSNGAVAVVVTSADRAAGLARPAVHVWGYGQAHAPRRMQAGSDWGLVTPAARSGPQALRMAGVGVGDVDVAEIYDCYTYTVLVTLEDYGFCAKGEGGAFVADGRLAPGGTLACNTGGGQLSSYYMWGFTPLSEAVIQARADGGERQAPRNDVVVVSGNGGILEHHSTLVLSPHARSGR, encoded by the coding sequence ATGACGGGTGCGGCGATCGCCGGTCTCGGCACGACCGCGATGGGCAAGGTGTACGGCCGGTCCTCGACCTCGCTGGCGGCCGAGGCGGTGCGCGGCGCCGTCGCCGACGCGGGCCTGGCGCTCACCGATCTCGACGGGCTGCTCGTCAGCTCCGGGATCAAGCAGGACGTCGGGGTCGGGCTCGCCGCCGTCCTCGGTCTGCAGGACCTGTCGGTGCTGAACCAGGTGAACGCGTTCGGCGCGACGGCGGGTGTGATGGTCGCCCAGGCCGCGCAGGCCGTCGCCGCGGGCACGGCGAGCACCGTCGCGTGCGTGTTCGCGGACAGCCCGCTGAAGCCCAAGGAGTCCGCGGGCTCGACCTACGGCGCCCCGCAGCGCAGCGGCCGGGGCCGGCCCGTGCGCGGCTACGCCGGGTGGTCGGTGGCCTCGGGCGCGACCAACCCGAACATCCTCTACGCGATGTGCGCGCGCCGGCACATGGAGCGCTACGGCACCACCTCCGAGCAGCTCGGCGAGATCGCCGTCGCGCAGCGGTCGTGGGCGGCGCGCAACCCGCTGGCCCAGATGCGGGAGCCGATCACCCTCGCCGACCACCAGGAGTCGCGGTGGATCGCCGATCCGCTGCACCTGCTGGACTGCTGCCTGGTGAGCAACGGCGCCGTCGCGGTCGTGGTGACCTCGGCGGACCGCGCGGCCGGGCTCGCGCGGCCCGCGGTGCACGTGTGGGGATACGGCCAGGCCCACGCCCCGCGGCGGATGCAGGCGGGCTCCGACTGGGGTCTCGTCACCCCGGCCGCCCGTTCCGGGCCGCAGGCCCTGCGGATGGCCGGCGTCGGGGTCGGCGACGTCGACGTCGCCGAGATCTACGATTGCTACACCTACACGGTGCTGGTCACTCTCGAGGACTACGGGTTCTGCGCCAAGGGTGAGGGCGGTGCGTTCGTCGCCGACGGGCGCCTCGCCCCTGGTGGCACGCTGGCCTGCAACACCGGCGGCGGCCAGCTGTCGTCGTACTACATGTGGGGCTTCACGCCGCTGTCCGAGGCCGTGATCCAGGCGCGGGCCGACGGCGGGGAGCGTCAGGCGCCCCGGAACGACGTCGTGGTGGTCAGCGGCAACGGCGGGATCCTCGAGCACCACTCCACGCTGGTGCTCAGCCCGCACGCGAGGAGCGGACGGTGA
- a CDS encoding crotonase/enoyl-CoA hydratase family protein, protein MTGSATPAETPDEPAATYERRGHVGLITLNRPRAMNAVNSALSVAAGDALAAAGADDEVRVVVITGAGRGFCAGADLKEVARGNRIDDRDHPERGFAGLARHWVDKPTVAAVNGFALGGGTEIVLACDVAVIDETASLGLPEVKRGLMAAAGGVIRLARQIPQKVALEAALTGEPIPAARAHELGLVNRVAPEGTALDVALGLAGVIAENAPLSVRYSKQVVHRSRDAGSDWDDPAWRLSDDAMKVVFASRDAREGPTAFAERRAPRWEGR, encoded by the coding sequence ATGACCGGCAGTGCCACCCCGGCCGAGACCCCCGACGAGCCGGCCGCGACCTACGAGCGGCGCGGCCACGTCGGCCTGATCACGCTGAACCGGCCGCGCGCGATGAACGCGGTGAACTCCGCGCTGTCCGTCGCGGCCGGTGACGCGCTCGCCGCCGCCGGCGCCGACGACGAGGTGCGCGTCGTGGTGATCACCGGCGCCGGCCGGGGCTTCTGCGCGGGCGCGGACCTCAAGGAGGTCGCCCGCGGCAACCGGATCGACGACCGGGACCACCCGGAGCGGGGGTTCGCCGGGCTCGCCCGGCACTGGGTGGACAAGCCGACCGTCGCGGCCGTCAACGGCTTCGCGCTCGGCGGTGGCACCGAGATCGTCCTGGCCTGCGACGTCGCCGTGATCGACGAGACCGCCTCCCTGGGGCTGCCCGAGGTGAAGCGCGGCCTGATGGCGGCGGCGGGCGGGGTGATCCGGCTGGCCCGGCAGATCCCGCAGAAGGTTGCGCTGGAGGCCGCGCTGACCGGGGAGCCGATCCCCGCGGCCCGCGCGCACGAGCTCGGGCTGGTCAACCGGGTCGCCCCCGAGGGCACCGCCCTCGACGTCGCTCTCGGCCTCGCCGGTGTGATCGCGGAGAACGCCCCGCTGTCGGTGCGGTACAGCAAGCAGGTCGTGCACCGCTCCCGCGACGCCGGCTCCGACTGGGACGACCCGGCCTGGAGGCTCAGCGACGACGCGATGAAGGTCGTGTTCGCCAGCCGGGACGCCCGGGAGGGCCCGACCGCGTTCGCCGAGAGGCGTGCTCCCCGTTGGGAGGGGCGCTAG
- a CDS encoding aldehyde dehydrogenase, translating to MSNDLANAVDRSTFFVGGDWVPPAGTERVDVLEAATGTAFGSAALAGPADVDAAVAAAGDALHGPWGATTGAERATVMRRLAAALKTRAKDTAALVSRENGMPRSLSIGANGFSPPLMLDYYAGLAEGLDADDVRSGMLARVRVRRGPVGVVAAVTPWNYPQALAAMKIAPALAAGCTVVLKAAPETALDAYVWADAAVEAGLPPGVLNIVPGGREAGAHLVAHPGVDKVAFTGSTAAGRAIGEVCGRLLRPVTLELGGKSAALLAEDADLDAFLTALPEVSLANNGQTCHACTRILAPRGRYDEIVDAITDTVRSLPVGDPLDKQTRIGPLVSAAQRDRVLGLVTAGRDAGGRVTTGGAVPAGQERGWFVEPTVFAGVDNDSAIAREEVFGPVLCVLPYDDTDDAVRIANDSEYGLGGTVWTTDLDRGQAIADRIRSGTVGINHYALDVLGPFGGVKASGLGRELGPEGLAPYVDLKSVYLTPESR from the coding sequence GTGTCGAACGATCTCGCCAACGCCGTCGATCGCAGCACCTTCTTCGTCGGTGGTGACTGGGTCCCGCCCGCGGGGACGGAGCGGGTCGACGTCCTGGAGGCCGCCACCGGTACCGCCTTCGGCAGCGCGGCCCTGGCCGGCCCGGCCGACGTCGACGCCGCCGTGGCCGCCGCGGGCGATGCCCTGCACGGCCCCTGGGGAGCGACGACCGGCGCCGAGCGCGCGACCGTCATGCGCCGGCTGGCGGCCGCGCTGAAGACCCGCGCCAAGGACACCGCCGCGCTCGTCAGCCGCGAGAACGGGATGCCCCGCTCGCTGTCGATCGGCGCCAACGGGTTCAGCCCGCCGCTGATGCTCGACTACTACGCGGGCCTCGCCGAGGGCCTCGACGCCGACGACGTCCGCTCCGGCATGCTGGCCCGGGTGCGGGTCCGCCGTGGCCCGGTCGGCGTCGTCGCCGCGGTGACGCCGTGGAACTACCCGCAGGCGCTCGCCGCGATGAAGATCGCCCCCGCGCTCGCCGCCGGCTGCACGGTGGTGCTCAAGGCCGCCCCCGAGACCGCGCTCGACGCCTACGTCTGGGCCGACGCCGCCGTGGAGGCGGGGCTCCCGCCGGGCGTGCTGAACATCGTCCCCGGCGGCCGGGAGGCGGGGGCGCACCTCGTCGCGCACCCGGGCGTCGACAAGGTCGCCTTCACCGGGTCCACCGCGGCCGGGCGGGCGATCGGCGAGGTCTGCGGCCGGCTGCTCCGCCCCGTCACCCTCGAGCTCGGCGGCAAGTCGGCCGCCCTGCTCGCCGAGGACGCCGACCTCGACGCGTTCCTCACCGCGCTGCCCGAGGTCTCGCTGGCCAACAACGGCCAGACCTGCCACGCGTGCACCCGCATCCTCGCGCCGCGCGGCCGCTACGACGAGATCGTCGACGCGATCACCGACACCGTCCGGTCCCTGCCGGTCGGTGACCCCCTCGACAAGCAGACCCGGATCGGCCCGCTGGTCAGCGCGGCGCAGCGGGACCGGGTACTCGGCCTGGTCACCGCGGGCCGGGACGCGGGGGGCCGGGTGACCACCGGCGGCGCCGTCCCGGCGGGGCAGGAGCGGGGCTGGTTCGTCGAGCCCACCGTGTTCGCCGGCGTCGACAACGACAGCGCGATCGCCCGCGAGGAGGTCTTCGGCCCGGTGCTGTGCGTCCTGCCCTACGACGACACCGACGACGCGGTCCGGATCGCCAACGACTCGGAGTACGGGCTCGGCGGCACCGTGTGGACCACCGACCTCGACCGGGGGCAGGCGATCGCCGACCGGATCCGGTCCGGCACCGTCGGCATCAACCACTACGCGCTCGACGTCCTCGGGCCGTTCGGCGGGGTCAAGGCCAGCGGCCTCGGCCGCGAGCTCGGGCCGGAGGGCCTCGCCCCCTACGTCGACCTCAAGTCCGTCTATCTGACCCCGGAGTCCCGATGA
- a CDS encoding enoyl-CoA hydratase-related protein: MTATDTPPRTQIRYEITGATALITLDRPDRLNAFTATMAAELVAAFDTADADDAVRAVVLTGAGRGFCAGADLERGTDTFSGDSAGAPRADHGTVDGVARDLGGVVALRIAASRKPVITAVNGAAVGVGATMTLPSDVRIAGDTARFGFVFARRGLVPEAASTWFLPRIVGISRAMEWVSTGRVFDAGEALAGGLVSRVVPTGELLDTALSLAAEIAGNTSPASVALSRKLLWGMLGAADPWEAHRIETLAIDELGRGGDVAEGVSAFLEKRPAAFGDRIADRLHLVPDWPAAPEPATAVRSDR, from the coding sequence ATGACCGCGACCGACACCCCGCCTCGCACCCAGATCCGCTACGAGATCACCGGCGCGACCGCACTGATCACCCTGGACCGGCCGGACCGGCTCAACGCCTTCACCGCGACCATGGCGGCCGAGCTGGTCGCCGCCTTCGACACCGCCGACGCCGACGACGCGGTGCGCGCCGTCGTCCTGACCGGCGCCGGCCGCGGCTTCTGCGCCGGCGCCGACCTGGAGCGCGGGACCGACACGTTCTCCGGCGACTCCGCCGGCGCGCCGCGGGCCGACCACGGCACCGTCGACGGCGTGGCCCGTGACCTCGGGGGTGTCGTCGCCCTGCGGATCGCCGCCTCCCGCAAGCCGGTAATCACCGCCGTCAACGGGGCCGCGGTGGGGGTCGGCGCGACGATGACGCTGCCCTCCGACGTCCGCATCGCCGGCGACACAGCCCGGTTCGGCTTCGTGTTCGCGCGGCGCGGGCTCGTGCCCGAGGCCGCGTCGACCTGGTTCCTCCCCCGGATCGTCGGCATCTCGCGCGCGATGGAGTGGGTCAGCACCGGCCGCGTGTTCGACGCCGGGGAGGCCCTGGCGGGCGGACTGGTCTCGCGGGTCGTGCCCACCGGCGAGCTTCTGGACACCGCGCTGTCGCTCGCCGCCGAGATCGCCGGGAACACCTCGCCCGCCTCGGTCGCGCTGTCCCGGAAGCTGCTGTGGGGCATGCTCGGCGCCGCGGACCCGTGGGAGGCGCACCGGATCGAGACGCTCGCGATCGACGAGCTCGGGCGGGGTGGCGACGTGGCCGAGGGTGTCTCCGCGTTCCTGGAGAAGCGGCCCGCCGCCTTCGGCGACCGCATCGCCGACCGGCTCCACCTGGTGCCGGACTGGCCTGCGGCCCCGGAGCCGGCCACCGCCGTGCGGAGCGACCGGTGA
- a CDS encoding alpha/beta fold hydrolase: protein MTAGVRDEPGSRTVHLDGDGVRLAADRWEPTGPDRRGAVVLLHGGGQTRHSWRHTARRLAAAGWTVLALDLRGHGDSEWSPDGDYTLDAHVADLRSVTGTLDEPPVLIGASLGGMTSLLASGTDPGLARGLVLVDVTPTTERAGTSAVTRFMRAGQEGFPSLEAVADAVAAYNPHRPRPRNPRGLLKNLRRRAGRWYWHWDPRLVDERQTAPETLSANERRARAAARDLAVPTMLVRGAGSDVVSPAGARELLELVPDAWYVEVDGTGHMVAGDDNDVFTGSLLDFMEHVAVGAAAGTGRPEGRP, encoded by the coding sequence GTGACGGCGGGCGTCCGGGACGAGCCCGGCAGCCGCACCGTCCACCTCGACGGCGACGGCGTCCGGCTCGCCGCCGACCGGTGGGAGCCCACCGGTCCGGACCGCCGCGGCGCTGTGGTGCTGCTGCACGGCGGCGGCCAGACCCGCCACTCGTGGCGGCACACCGCGCGGCGCCTCGCCGCGGCGGGCTGGACGGTGCTGGCCCTCGACCTGCGCGGTCACGGGGACAGCGAGTGGTCCCCGGACGGCGACTACACCCTCGACGCGCACGTCGCGGACCTCCGGTCGGTCACCGGGACGCTCGACGAACCCCCGGTCCTGATCGGGGCGTCGCTCGGCGGGATGACCTCGCTGCTCGCCTCCGGCACCGACCCGGGCCTCGCCCGCGGCCTGGTCCTCGTCGACGTCACCCCGACCACGGAACGGGCCGGGACGTCGGCGGTCACCCGCTTCATGCGGGCCGGGCAGGAGGGATTCCCGTCGCTGGAGGCCGTCGCCGACGCGGTGGCCGCCTACAACCCACACCGTCCGCGGCCCCGCAATCCGCGTGGACTGCTGAAGAACCTACGGCGCCGGGCCGGGCGCTGGTACTGGCACTGGGACCCGCGGCTCGTCGACGAGCGGCAGACCGCGCCGGAGACGCTGTCCGCGAACGAGCGGCGGGCACGGGCGGCCGCGCGCGACCTGGCGGTGCCGACCATGCTGGTGCGCGGCGCCGGGTCCGACGTGGTCAGCCCGGCCGGTGCGCGCGAGCTGCTCGAGCTGGTGCCGGACGCCTGGTACGTCGAGGTCGACGGCACCGGGCACATGGTCGCCGGGGACGACAACGACGTCTTCACCGGTAGCCTGCTCGACTTCATGGAGCACGTGGCGGTCGGCGCGGCCGCCGGAACCGGACGACCGGAGGGACGACCGTGA